In Sulfurisphaera javensis, a single genomic region encodes these proteins:
- a CDS encoding SPFH domain-containing protein: MSDATTISRYLIKKEIIESTPTKLTLYVNQGENALVISQGQILANLPPGKHEIKIANPVKVLKSKLLHENSRIFIYYYSTEEHEITLKVENYDSEIKVKVRVSDPEKLILNMPALEREYTINELKEELESDVKKVVEEILVKGEAEKIKEEITSIIIEKLRNLGLDLVNIVF; the protein is encoded by the coding sequence ATGAGTGACGCCACGACAATATCGAGATATTTGATTAAAAAAGAGATAATAGAGAGCACACCAACAAAACTTACCCTATACGTTAATCAAGGTGAAAACGCATTAGTAATAAGTCAAGGACAAATATTAGCTAACCTCCCCCCAGGTAAGCATGAGATAAAAATCGCAAACCCAGTTAAAGTATTAAAATCAAAATTACTACACGAAAATTCCCGCATATTTATATACTATTACTCAACTGAAGAACATGAAATCACACTGAAAGTGGAAAATTACGATAGCGAAATAAAAGTTAAAGTAAGAGTTTCAGATCCAGAAAAATTAATACTTAATATGCCCGCTTTAGAAAGAGAATATACAATAAATGAACTAAAAGAAGAACTAGAATCAGATGTGAAAAAAGTAGTGGAAGAAATCCTAGTGAAAGGAGAAGCTGAAAAAATAAAGGAAGAAATAACGAGTATAATAATAGAAAAATTGCGCAATCTAGGATTAGATCTTGTTAATATAGTTTTTTAG
- a CDS encoding ATP-binding protein yields MLFDLHPKENRKELFGRDKEIEYAISQLYHGNWIVILGQREIGKTSLMKVIINEMKKRGIEGIYLNLRGIKSLNSLLSLLLSEINKGLTWKFHVNINFFVTSAGLEVKKGSKITQSLLELFLSTDEIVIGLDEVQELSQVSRQLLEVLGNVYMSNPKVHFIFSGSYVGLVQNLLNPSSSSPLHGRPPVEIKLTPFDKETSIAFLKKGMEELNVNFDKYEEVIEKLDGIVGWLSLFGNFYAVRKLEFIEALKKTIEEGKKIMWDEFSHFLEDKRRKELYCAIMESLKIVSRWKEIKLGVEIKVGKIDDKELSLALENLINYNFIKKENEEYHIIDPILKDLEYNC; encoded by the coding sequence TTGTTATTCGACCTTCACCCAAAAGAAAACAGAAAAGAACTATTTGGCAGAGACAAAGAAATTGAATATGCAATATCGCAACTTTATCACGGAAATTGGATAGTTATCTTAGGACAAAGAGAAATAGGGAAAACCTCATTAATGAAAGTAATTATTAATGAAATGAAGAAAAGAGGAATAGAAGGAATTTACTTAAACTTAAGAGGAATAAAAAGCCTAAACTCATTACTTTCCCTTTTACTTTCAGAAATAAATAAAGGATTAACATGGAAATTTCACGTTAATATAAACTTTTTTGTAACATCAGCTGGACTAGAAGTAAAGAAAGGAAGTAAAATAACACAAAGCTTACTTGAACTTTTCCTTTCAACAGATGAAATAGTAATTGGTCTTGATGAAGTACAAGAATTATCACAAGTTTCAAGACAACTGTTAGAAGTATTAGGAAACGTATATATGAGTAATCCAAAAGTCCATTTCATCTTTTCTGGTTCATACGTTGGTTTAGTTCAAAACTTACTTAACCCCTCTTCTTCTTCACCTCTTCACGGAAGACCACCAGTAGAAATTAAACTTACCCCTTTTGATAAGGAAACATCAATTGCATTTCTTAAGAAAGGAATGGAAGAATTAAACGTGAATTTTGATAAATATGAGGAAGTAATAGAAAAACTTGACGGAATCGTTGGTTGGCTATCATTATTTGGAAACTTTTACGCAGTTAGAAAACTTGAATTTATTGAAGCATTAAAAAAGACAATTGAAGAAGGGAAAAAGATTATGTGGGATGAATTTTCTCACTTCCTTGAAGATAAAAGAAGAAAAGAGTTATACTGTGCAATAATGGAAAGCTTAAAAATAGTATCAAGGTGGAAAGAGATAAAACTAGGAGTTGAAATAAAAGTTGGAAAAATTGATGATAAGGAGTTATCTTTAGCACTTGAAAACTTAATTAACTACAATTTCATAAAGAAAGAAAATGAGGAATACCACATAATAGATCCAATACTAAAAGATCTTGAATATAATTGCTAA
- a CDS encoding ATP-binding cassette domain-containing protein, whose product MIELVNLTKKYGKKIALDRITAKIDKGIVGVIGPNGAGKSTLFGVLAGVLNYEGECKIFEIECRNTKKVHQIASFSLDNPYFPNVKVKDLLQLAGVDKEIMSEFQAEELLNKNFNSLSMGQMKIVTLAIALGKDADVYILDEPTANLDVDKRDIFYRLLLKKAKNIVISSHELSEISNILNKALIIRNGKILFNGTLQELIQKYKNTFVIKTDTPDMIRKIFGDNASVFGNLVIIEGLSSIDEVWEKLKKYDVNNHIFGVEKADLNIIYRRMVNDNI is encoded by the coding sequence ATGATTGAATTAGTTAACTTAACTAAGAAATATGGTAAAAAAATAGCTTTAGATAGAATTACAGCAAAAATTGATAAAGGAATAGTAGGCGTTATAGGACCTAATGGTGCAGGAAAATCTACATTGTTTGGTGTTTTAGCTGGTGTTTTAAACTATGAAGGAGAATGTAAGATCTTTGAAATAGAATGCAGAAACACTAAGAAAGTTCATCAAATAGCTTCATTCTCTTTAGATAATCCATACTTCCCAAATGTAAAAGTCAAGGATTTATTACAATTAGCTGGGGTAGATAAAGAAATTATGTCAGAATTTCAGGCTGAAGAATTACTGAATAAGAATTTTAATTCTCTATCTATGGGACAAATGAAAATAGTGACTTTAGCTATAGCATTAGGTAAAGATGCGGATGTTTATATTTTAGATGAACCAACAGCAAATCTTGATGTGGATAAAAGAGATATTTTCTATCGTCTGTTATTAAAGAAAGCTAAGAATATAGTTATATCAAGCCACGAATTAAGCGAAATAAGCAATATATTAAATAAAGCTTTAATAATTAGAAATGGGAAAATTCTCTTTAATGGGACTTTACAAGAACTAATACAAAAGTATAAGAATACCTTTGTTATAAAAACCGATACCCCAGATATGATAAGAAAAATTTTTGGTGATAATGCATCAGTTTTCGGAAACTTAGTAATCATAGAAGGTTTATCAAGCATAGATGAAGTCTGGGAAAAACTAAAGAAATATGATGTAAATAATCATATTTTTGGAGTAGAAAAAGCTGATCTAAATATAATTTATAGGCGGATGGTTAATGATAACATTTGA